The genomic DNA TCGAACTGATAGGGCTGATCGATGAGGGCGTCGATGTTCGTTCCGGTCCCGAAGTTGAGACCGCCGTTGGGCATCCCGCCGATCACGCCCGGCTCCGCCGTCAGGGTGAGCAGATCCAGCATTCCTTCTTCGTTCGCAATGCGGGCGACCCCCTCGGGCATCCCGATGCCGAGGTTCACCACCTGGTTGGGCCGAAGCTCGAAGGCGGCGCGTCTCGCGATCACCTTGCGCGGTCCCAGGTCCATGGGCGGAATGGAGGCCATGGGCACGCGGATCTCGCCCGTGAATCCGGGGTTGTACTGCTCCAGAAACGTCAGCTTGTGATTCTCCGGCCTGGCGACAACGACGCAGTCCACCATGATGCCGGGGACCTTGACGTTCTTCGGATTCATGGTGTGCCGGTCGGCGATCCGCTCCACCTGCGCGATGACAAAACCACCGCAGTTCTTTGCGGCCATCGCCTGGGCCAGCATCTCGATCGTGAGGGCTTCCCTTTCCATGGTGATGTTCCCGTCCGTGTCGGCGGTCGTACCCCGGATAATGGCCACATGGATCGGGGGCAGCTTGTAGAAGAGGATCTCCCGTCCCTCGATCTCCATCAGCTTCACCAGGTCCTCCCCTTCCCGTTTCGTCTTCTCGTTCAGCTTTCCGCCGTCCAGCCGGGGATCGATGAAGGTGCCGAGCCCCACATGGGACAGCAGGCCCGGCTTCTTCGCGGCCAGGTCGCGGAACAGGGTGCTGATGATCCCCTGGGGATAATTGTAGGCGAGGACCTTTTCCTCCCGGATAAGCTTCTGGAGTTGCGGGGCGAGACCGATGTGCCCGCCGATGATGCGGCCGATCAGGCCTTCGTATCCCAGATGATTCAGGCCCCGGGTCTTGCCGTCGCCCTGCCCGGCCGCATAGATGAGCGTCAGGTCCCGGGGGTGGCCCTCTTGCCTGAAACGTTCTTCGAGATAAATGAGGATGTCCTCGGGAACGCCCGCGCTCACGAACCCGCCCGTTGTCACGACGTCACCGTCCCGGATGATCGCAACGGCCTGCTCGCCGGATACGATCTTGCCCTTGCGGCGGATCTGGGCCCGGATTTCGTCCAGGATCGGATGATCCATCTTTTTTTCCATCTCCTGCGAACGATCGGAATCAAGCCCACTCTCGATCTGGTTCATGCTTTTCCTCCTTTTGCGTGCCTGGAATCGGCTACAGGAAGCCCCGTCCATCCCGGCGGACCCCAAAGCAGATCCCGGTCCGTCGCAATTGCGCGTTTCGTCCGTGCCCGATGCCGGGAACCGGATCGGTCCCGCTTCCGCACGGAGAGAGCAGGACGTCTTTCCGATCCCGGGGAAGACCCTGTCCATTCTTCCCGGGGACGGTTGCATTTTTGTCCCCGGAAAAGGCGCTTCTGTACAGTTTGCAGCGGGCGAACCGCCGACTCAGTAGAGCCCGGTTAAATGGTAGAGCAGAATAATGCTGAACACGGCCACCGTCTTGATGAGGGTGATCATCCCGATGTCGGGATACGATTGCCTGTGGGTCAGTCCGCAGACGGCCAGGAGGGTGATGACGGCCCCGTTGTGAGGCAATGTATCACATCCCCCCGATGCCATGGAAGCGACCCGATGAAGAATTTCCGGAGACATGCCGATCGAATTCGCCCAGGCCAGCCAGTCCCTGGACATCAGGTCCAGGGCGATGGACATGCCGCCCGAGGCCGAACCTGTGATGCCCGCCAGCGTCGTAACGGACACGGCTTCCGAAACGAGCGGCGTTCCCCCGATCTGGATGCTGAGCAGGGAGCCGGCAATCGCCTTGAAACCCGGCAGTGCGGCGATGACGTTCCCGTAACCGACCTCGGAAGCCGTGTTCAGGATCGCCAGGAGAGACCCGATGGCCCCCGCGTTCAGGGCCTTCTGCAGACCCCCTTCCCTGGGGAGGTTCCGGAAACCCAAAGCAACGGCCAGGATGATTCCCGCAACAAGAGCAATGATCAGAGACCAGATGCCGATGACCTTCTTCACCGTTCCGGCAAACAGGGGGAGTTTCATGTCCGCAAAGGCATCCATCAGCTGGGGGTTCCACTCGAAAACCCGGGACAGAAAGTAATTGAGAAGCAGAACGGTCAACAGGGGAAGAATGCCGATGTACCACTTCGGCAATTCCCCGGCGGAAGAAACGGACGGCTCGTTCTGCGTATGATCTCCGTAACCTTCCCCTTTTGCGGCGGCCTTTCTGCGCCGCCACTCGAGCCATGCCATTCCGGTGATAAGGATCAGCGTGCCGCCGAACAGTCCGGCAATGGGAGCCGCATAGCCGGTCGTGCCGTAGAAATTCGTCGGGATCAGGTTCTGGATCTGGGGCGACCCGGGAAAGGCATCCATCGTGAACGTAAAGGATCCCAGGGCGATCGTGCCGGGAAGCAGCCGCTTCGGGATGTCGGCCTCCCGGTAAAGAGCGGCGGCGAACGGATACACGGCAAACACGACAACGAAGAGACTGACACCACCGTATGTCAGGATGGCACAGGACAGAACGACGGCCAGCATTGCCCGTTTCATGCCCAGTTTCTGCATGACGAAGGCGGAGATCCCCTTCGCCAGCAGGGTGTCCTCCATGACTTTCCCGAAGACGGCGCCCAGCATGAACACGGGAAAGAACGCCTTGATGTAGCCGACGGTCTTGGCCATGAACAGCTCCGTATAACCGGGCATGACGGGCAGGCCCTGCAGGGCGGCGGCCGTCAGGGCGAATACGGGGGCAAAGAGAATGACGGAATACCCCCGATAGGCCATGTACATAAGACCAAACAGACTGAGAACGATCCCCAATGCTTCCATTCTTTTCCTCCTGCTCGGAATGTTTGCGGTTTATGGTTCGAACGGTTCCCGAAGATCATGGATCCCGCAGGGAACGATGAAGACGCCGATGCTCCGGCCGCAGCGGGACTGCGACTCGAATCGGCCCTCGTCCGGCGAATCACCTCCTGCCCGTGCACACACCGGCAGAACGCCGGAAGAGCAGGCAACGCGCCACGCTTCTCTCAGGACGGCAACCATCCAACATCACAAGGTATTTTCAAAAACCAGGTCGGACATTCTCCCGGGAGAATGTCGATAACAGGTTATGGCGGGCAGGGGTGTTGCGCTACTAACTACCAGTATTTTTTAACGTTATATCCTGCAGACAACCGTCTGCAAATGATCGACTGGATTAGGATGGGGTTGATGGCGATGCAGGTCGGCGGAAAACTCCGGCAGGATGCCGTTTGCTTTCGGGCACTCGGTTTATCGAATCTGTGGGGGAAGCGGGCGGGATCTCCGTTTGGGGGAGATCATGGAACGGGCGCGAGTATAGGGAGAGTCGTCCGCAATGTCAATATGATTCGGCACATGCATATCCACCCGGAATTACGGGCGATATATCCTCATCCCGAACAATGCGCCCCAGGCATGGGATGGAGTCCGGAGGAGGCCCGTCGTATCCTGCAGCAGACTGTCCTCCGTTGACTTCCATGGCCGGAACGGTATAGGATTGCACAATAATGGACCGGGAATCCGCGCCCGGCGTGTCGACGGCGACACACCCGAACCATCAACCTCCGGCGAGACACCACACAACCCATGAAAAAACTGCTGACTTTGTCCAGGAAGGACCTGGTGGCCAAGCTCTGGGCCGCCGACCCGAACATCCACCGTATGCTCCGCCACTCCAAACACGTCGAGGAGGCAAGGCACCTCCTCTTCGACTACTTCAACGCCCTCGACCGCTCGATGTTCAACATGAAACCGGGAACCTACTTCTCGAACATGAACATCATCGAAAAGAGGAATGCCAAGGAGTGCACCCGGGTCTTCGCCAATACGATCCGGACAGAGAACGAGTTCATCACCGGCGCCTCGCCGCTGACCCTCCTGTGCAACCTCGCCCAGGAAAAAGAGGGGTCAATCGATACGGTCTCGGAGGCCTTTCTCTGTGAATACCTGGCCCTCTTTCACGGGATCACCGGTAAATACGGAAAGCACGTCAAGAGCCATGACATCTTCCGGATGGCCGACGGACGGGAAGCCGCCCTCATCCGCTCCGCCCAGCTCGACGAGTACGGGGCCTACATCCGGAAGTACCTGAAGCGCTACCGGACCGGCAGGGACAAGGCCCTGGTCCGGGAACGGGCGAAGCTCCGGGACGACATCCTCCGCCATTTCGGGGCCTCCGAGGCGGATTGGGGGAACTATCTCTGGCACCTCAAACATGTGATCCGGGACCTCGAAACGCTCCGCTCCCTCGTGACACTGGAACCCGACGAAATCGAGGGCATCGAGGCGGCGCTGGACTCCGGTATCCCCTTCGAGATCACGCCCTATTACCTGTCCCTTTTCCACAAGGAAGGCCGGATCGACCACGACCGGCAGATCCGCGCCCAGGTCATCCCCAGCGCCCGTTACTGCGCAGGAATCGTCGAGAGCACCCGGTCGGGGGTGGACCTTGACTTCATGGGCGAGAAATCCACGAGCCCCATCGACGGTATCACCCGGCGCTATCCCGAGATCGTCATTCTAAAGCCCTACAACTCGTGTCCCCAGATCTGCGTCTACTGCCAGCGGAACTGGGAGATCAAGGCCATGGATCAGAGGGAGGTCCAGCTGAGCCGGGCCAAGGTCCGGGAAGCCCTCGGCTGGATCCGGGACAACGAATCCATCACGGAGGTCCTCGTCACCGGCGGGGATCCGCTGACCCTTCGGAATGATTATCTCGACTGGCTCTTGGGCGAGATCGCCGCCATCAGCCATGTGGAGAGGATCCGTATCGGGACCCGGACCCTCGTAACCCTCCCGTTCCGCATCGACGAAGGACTTCTGGAGATCTTCCGGAAGTACCACCAGTGGGGGAAACGGGAGCTGGCGATCGTAACGCACTTCGAACACCCGACGGAGATGACCGAGGACTCCCTGGCGGCAGTCGGAAAAATCAAGGCCCTCGGCATGAACATTTACAACCAGCAGGTCTTCACCTATTACAACAGCCGCCGGTTCGAGACGTGCCTGCTGCGGAAAAGCCTGAAGCTCTCCGGAATCGATCCCTATTACACATTCAGCACCAAGGGGAAGGAGGAGACCGTCGACTTCCGGGTGCCCATCGCCCGCGCCGAACAGGAACGCCGGGAGGAAGCCCGCCTGCTGCCCGGCCTCGTTCGCACCGACGAGCCGGTCTTCAACCTGCCCCGTCTCGGCAAGTCGAACCTGCGGGCGTGGCAGGATCACGAGGTCATCATGATCCTCCCGGACGGCCGCCGGATGTACCGCTTCTACTCCTGGGAGGTCCGCCTGGTGACGGCCTTCGATTACGTCTATACGGACGTGCCCATCTACGACTACCTCCAGCGCCTCGCCCGGGACGGAGAAAACGTCAACGACTACGCGACGATCTGGTATCATTTCTAATGGCCTTGCGAGTAAAATCGGAAGAAGGCTTCATGCCTGAAGCACCCCTTCGAAAGCCCGCCTGGCTGAAGGTCCCCCTGCCCGGCGGACCGGCCTTCGCGTCGGTTTCCCGGACGATGGCCGACCTGGGCCTCCATACCGTCTGCCGGGAGGCCCGCTGTCCCAACCGGGGGGAGTGCTTCTCCGCCGGCACCGCCACCTTCCTGATCCTGGGGGATACCTGCACCCGGAACTGCCGCTACTGCGGCGTCCATCACGGAATCCCGGCGCCACCGGATCCGGAAGAGCCGAAACGTGTCGCCGAGGCATCCCGGAGGCTCCGCCTCCGCTACGTCGTCGTCACTTCCGTCACCCGGGACGACCTCCCGGACGGAGGCGCCTCGGCCTTCGCGGCCTGCATGGAAATCCTGCGGCGCGAGATTCCCGGCTGCCGCGTCGAGGTCCTCGTTCCCGATTTTCGCGGCGACCGGACCGCCCTGCAACGTGTTCTCGACTCGGGTCCCGACGTGGTCAACCACAACGTTGAAGTGGTCCCCCGGCTGTTCCCGGCACTGCGTCCCCAGGGGAACTACCGGACGTCGCTGGAGCTGCTCCGCCGGGTCGGCGAAGGGAAAGAAACGGAGGAGGGGCGCCCGGCGGCCAAATCCGGCCTGATGGTGGGCCTGGGGGAAACCCGGGAAGAGATCTCGCGGGTCCTGGAAGATCTTCTTGAAAGCGGATGCCGGCATCTGACGGTGGGCCAGTACCAGCAGCCGACGCGGGAGCACTGGCCCGTGGCCCGCTGGTGGACTCCGGAGGAGTTCGCCGGGATCGAGGAAGAAGCCCGGGCCATGGGATTCCGGCATGTGGCGTCGGGGCCGCTGGTGCGCTCTTCCTATCGGGCCGCCCGCGCTTTTCCGGAGAACGGCGGCGGCTCGGCGCAGGCGCCGCCCTGAGCCGCCGGCGGTCTGCACCCGGGTCACGCAAGGCGCAGCAATACCCGTTTATCGGGGGAGCACGGAAGGGGGGTGAGGCAGACAAACAGCGTCGGGAGTGAAAACGTTTCCGGACCGGTCAGAATGTATCAGGAAAGGAGGGAAAACGAAACGCATGGACAAGCGAATCACCCTCGGACTGCTCGCCGTTCTGTGGGCAGTCCTCCTTCCCGCGGCGGCCCTGGCGGCTCCCGGTTACGTGGGGTCCGACAAGTGCGCCACGTGCCACGCCCAAGCCTATGAAAAATGGAAAGGTACTCTCCACAACAAATCGCAGCAGGACCTCTCCCCCACCAACGACACCGTCGTCGTGGACTGGAAGGGAACCCTGAAACTCAAGGGCGGAAACATTCCTGAGTACACGGTCAAACTTTCGAAAACGGGCAAGGACTACCTCGCCACCCTGGTGGACACGAAAAATCCCTCCCGGGAACAGACGTACAAAGTCGTCCGGACCTACGGCGGCTGGG from Syntrophaceae bacterium includes the following:
- the lipA gene encoding lipoyl synthase encodes the protein MALRVKSEEGFMPEAPLRKPAWLKVPLPGGPAFASVSRTMADLGLHTVCREARCPNRGECFSAGTATFLILGDTCTRNCRYCGVHHGIPAPPDPEEPKRVAEASRRLRLRYVVVTSVTRDDLPDGGASAFAACMEILRREIPGCRVEVLVPDFRGDRTALQRVLDSGPDVVNHNVEVVPRLFPALRPQGNYRTSLELLRRVGEGKETEEGRPAAKSGLMVGLGETREEISRVLEDLLESGCRHLTVGQYQQPTREHWPVARWWTPEEFAGIEEEARAMGFRHVASGPLVRSSYRAARAFPENGGGSAQAPP
- a CDS encoding acyl CoA:acetate/3-ketoacid CoA transferase, whose protein sequence is MEKKMDHPILDEIRAQIRRKGKIVSGEQAVAIIRDGDVVTTGGFVSAGVPEDILIYLEERFRQEGHPRDLTLIYAAGQGDGKTRGLNHLGYEGLIGRIIGGHIGLAPQLQKLIREEKVLAYNYPQGIISTLFRDLAAKKPGLLSHVGLGTFIDPRLDGGKLNEKTKREGEDLVKLMEIEGREILFYKLPPIHVAIIRGTTADTDGNITMEREALTIEMLAQAMAAKNCGGFVIAQVERIADRHTMNPKNVKVPGIMVDCVVVARPENHKLTFLEQYNPGFTGEIRVPMASIPPMDLGPRKVIARRAAFELRPNQVVNLGIGMPEGVARIANEEGMLDLLTLTAEPGVIGGMPNGGLNFGTGTNIDALIDQPYQFDFYDGGGLDIAFLGSAEMDESGNVNVSKFGPRFVGPGGFINISQNAKKIVFLGTFTAGGLLVSVVDGKLRIDTEGREQKFVKQVEQITFSGKYAALRHQPVFYITERCVFSLTQEGMELLEIAPGVDLDRDILSRMGFQPVMKTPPRLMDPRIFGLAPMGIIRELLDIPIEDRLVYDARENTFYVNFENFYVKSHEQIRGIRDHVESMLKPLGKKVYTIVNYDNFNILPELVDEYAEMVKYVMQFYEKVTRYTTSTFLRMKLGDELAKRDVAPHLYESKDEAHRLLKE
- a CDS encoding KamA family radical SAM protein: MKKLLTLSRKDLVAKLWAADPNIHRMLRHSKHVEEARHLLFDYFNALDRSMFNMKPGTYFSNMNIIEKRNAKECTRVFANTIRTENEFITGASPLTLLCNLAQEKEGSIDTVSEAFLCEYLALFHGITGKYGKHVKSHDIFRMADGREAALIRSAQLDEYGAYIRKYLKRYRTGRDKALVRERAKLRDDILRHFGASEADWGNYLWHLKHVIRDLETLRSLVTLEPDEIEGIEAALDSGIPFEITPYYLSLFHKEGRIDHDRQIRAQVIPSARYCAGIVESTRSGVDLDFMGEKSTSPIDGITRRYPEIVILKPYNSCPQICVYCQRNWEIKAMDQREVQLSRAKVREALGWIRDNESITEVLVTGGDPLTLRNDYLDWLLGEIAAISHVERIRIGTRTLVTLPFRIDEGLLEIFRKYHQWGKRELAIVTHFEHPTEMTEDSLAAVGKIKALGMNIYNQQVFTYYNSRRFETCLLRKSLKLSGIDPYYTFSTKGKEETVDFRVPIARAEQERREEARLLPGLVRTDEPVFNLPRLGKSNLRAWQDHEVIMILPDGRRMYRFYSWEVRLVTAFDYVYTDVPIYDYLQRLARDGENVNDYATIWYHF
- a CDS encoding GntP family permease, whose amino-acid sequence is MEALGIVLSLFGLMYMAYRGYSVILFAPVFALTAAALQGLPVMPGYTELFMAKTVGYIKAFFPVFMLGAVFGKVMEDTLLAKGISAFVMQKLGMKRAMLAVVLSCAILTYGGVSLFVVVFAVYPFAAALYREADIPKRLLPGTIALGSFTFTMDAFPGSPQIQNLIPTNFYGTTGYAAPIAGLFGGTLILITGMAWLEWRRRKAAAKGEGYGDHTQNEPSVSSAGELPKWYIGILPLLTVLLLNYFLSRVFEWNPQLMDAFADMKLPLFAGTVKKVIGIWSLIIALVAGIILAVALGFRNLPREGGLQKALNAGAIGSLLAILNTASEVGYGNVIAALPGFKAIAGSLLSIQIGGTPLVSEAVSVTTLAGITGSASGGMSIALDLMSRDWLAWANSIGMSPEILHRVASMASGGCDTLPHNGAVITLLAVCGLTHRQSYPDIGMITLIKTVAVFSIILLYHLTGLY